One Mangrovimonas cancribranchiae DNA segment encodes these proteins:
- a CDS encoding gliding motility-associated C-terminal domain-containing protein, with protein MRTVLLFVFLVLNSANLFSQTTDLAISVEAQDLFGNDISQAYIFEEFQYLVTISNIGGSTQNAIFSQTINGNVSIVSVISQNATNGASLITNFNIDQDNIITGTISNFPAASSIEVLVTVIAPEIIGGIATEASITPNNETTDNNDSNNISIISIDIVDVVIDFTVTQEQVQPEEGTPITAWDDTVTYQFTITNNSAIAYPLDEFYAYLSLVSPQIFGEALVEVLSVNCIESTNGTACISNFNMPNEPVLINNATGDIMFSTSNTHIFQPNSAITIEAVYKYLEPECAIQIDNPLEVESGGTLVLNHSNMSSNESNLIQTELIEATQCQQTDLCIETTQLSPATGQPISWGEEMVFETTICNNGPLEVNAQADLRNVSNENASWEIISVECIENASTLPCNLLSFNIGSQNWVSNIFNIPVGEFYVVETTVRFLEPDCVINSGTIDGIVRSGIAIETNGISDSYFNNNFNYNYFDLSQGNVELCDTSDIEVTKTQIYPEPPEGSDIENTTAWATPITYEITVSNLSETDITIELKDFINSGAINSASLQSVECISTTGTAQCFSIDHANLNVELDGIPDNDGNPDLFWEILPEDGWALPANSSVTFLTEVLWSPKCATPAITAENKVTVYPNENLIEPNTSNNEATVTTYFAPCIDLVVQTFPEFPTVTTNQPFNWVVDVTNSVTSSEAINVLFENTLEAPFTIVGTPTCQVTSGNATCINSFTVSDNFISGIIPNMEANSTVRVFIPVEAPSYGGVFINTSEATPNIVNNEELTPETNISISSVRVSAPNVMKSFTPEEIYVGEESILTFTITNISSNEAQNNISFTDTFPENVLINGDAFWETSNGCTATFSGNIGTNTFQVTNLTFPEGVSSCTFAIPVTSNTSGFYTNSSSNFTNQVNIDTSQAHATLNVLEDTSDVDVAVEKTVSQENASIGDTITFTITATNLGTTEATNIEIYDMLPNGYNFVDSSTSSGVYNFNSYVWSIPSLTPNQIETLTITAEIVSANNLINIALLQALDQPDRNTENNEDSASVSVDGCLVIPELITPNNDGFNDALVIPCLEDYTNHIKIFNRYGVLVFETSNYLNNWSGTSNQGLLHKKDNKLPVGTYYYILNIEGQSNPIIGWIYLNY; from the coding sequence TTGAGAACAGTTTTACTTTTCGTTTTTCTTGTATTAAATTCTGCTAATCTTTTTTCTCAAACAACCGATTTAGCGATTTCTGTTGAAGCTCAAGACCTTTTTGGTAATGATATTTCGCAAGCCTACATTTTTGAAGAATTTCAATATTTAGTAACCATTAGCAATATTGGAGGTAGTACGCAAAATGCTATTTTTTCTCAAACCATAAATGGAAATGTTAGTATTGTTTCTGTTATTAGTCAAAACGCAACAAATGGTGCTAGTTTAATAACCAACTTTAACATAGATCAAGATAATATTATTACAGGCACTATAAGTAACTTTCCAGCAGCTTCAAGTATAGAGGTTCTAGTTACTGTAATTGCTCCCGAAATTATTGGAGGCATTGCCACAGAAGCCTCTATAACTCCTAATAACGAGACAACAGACAATAACGACAGTAATAATATTTCTATAATATCAATAGATATTGTAGATGTTGTTATCGATTTTACTGTTACTCAAGAACAAGTACAACCTGAAGAAGGTACGCCAATTACGGCATGGGACGATACGGTAACATACCAATTTACCATTACTAATAACAGCGCTATTGCATACCCTTTAGATGAGTTTTACGCCTATTTAAGTTTGGTTTCACCACAGATTTTTGGTGAAGCTTTGGTTGAAGTCTTATCGGTAAATTGTATCGAATCTACAAACGGGACAGCTTGTATATCTAACTTTAATATGCCCAATGAACCTGTTTTAATTAATAATGCTACAGGTGATATAATGTTTTCTACATCTAATACACACATATTCCAACCTAATAGCGCGATAACGATTGAGGCTGTTTACAAATACTTAGAGCCTGAATGTGCTATACAAATAGATAATCCTCTAGAGGTAGAAAGTGGTGGAACTTTAGTTCTTAACCACAGTAATATGTCTTCTAATGAGTCTAACCTTATTCAAACGGAACTTATCGAAGCTACGCAATGCCAACAAACAGATCTTTGTATAGAAACAACACAACTCTCTCCTGCAACTGGGCAACCTATTTCTTGGGGAGAAGAAATGGTTTTCGAAACTACCATCTGTAATAACGGTCCTTTAGAAGTAAATGCTCAAGCTGATTTAAGAAATGTCTCTAATGAAAATGCCTCCTGGGAAATTATTTCAGTAGAATGTATAGAAAATGCTTCTACACTTCCGTGTAATCTTTTATCATTTAATATTGGATCGCAAAATTGGGTTAGTAATATATTTAATATTCCTGTAGGAGAATTTTATGTTGTAGAAACTACAGTAAGATTTTTAGAACCCGATTGTGTAATTAATTCTGGCACTATAGATGGTATTGTTAGATCTGGAATTGCCATAGAAACCAATGGCATTAGCGATAGCTATTTCAATAATAATTTTAATTATAACTATTTTGACTTGTCTCAAGGTAATGTCGAACTTTGCGATACTTCTGATATAGAGGTAACCAAAACACAAATTTACCCAGAACCTCCAGAAGGCTCAGATATAGAAAATACAACTGCTTGGGCAACTCCTATAACTTACGAAATAACCGTTTCCAATCTTAGCGAGACAGATATTACTATAGAGCTTAAAGACTTTATTAATTCTGGAGCAATCAACTCTGCCAGCTTACAATCTGTTGAATGCATTTCAACCACTGGAACTGCACAATGTTTCTCTATAGATCACGCTAACCTAAATGTGGAACTTGACGGCATTCCAGACAATGATGGAAACCCTGATCTATTTTGGGAAATCCTTCCAGAAGACGGTTGGGCTTTACCCGCAAATAGCTCGGTAACTTTTTTAACAGAAGTGTTATGGTCTCCAAAATGTGCAACTCCAGCAATTACCGCCGAAAATAAAGTTACAGTATATCCTAACGAAAATTTAATAGAGCCCAATACTAGTAATAACGAAGCTACTGTAACTACTTACTTCGCACCTTGTATAGATTTAGTTGTGCAAACCTTTCCTGAGTTTCCAACTGTTACTACAAACCAACCATTTAATTGGGTGGTTGATGTTACTAATAGCGTAACAAGCTCTGAGGCTATTAATGTCCTTTTCGAAAACACGCTAGAAGCACCTTTTACTATTGTTGGTACGCCTACTTGTCAAGTTACTTCAGGCAATGCTACTTGCATAAACAGTTTTACGGTTTCAGATAATTTTATTTCTGGTATTATTCCAAATATGGAAGCAAATTCTACAGTTAGAGTGTTTATTCCTGTAGAAGCACCAAGCTATGGCGGTGTATTTATTAATACTTCTGAAGCAACTCCAAATATTGTAAATAATGAAGAGTTAACTCCTGAAACAAACATTTCTATTAGCAGCGTTAGAGTTTCTGCTCCAAACGTTATGAAATCTTTTACACCTGAAGAAATTTACGTAGGTGAGGAAAGTATCTTAACTTTTACAATTACAAATATTTCTTCCAATGAAGCACAGAATAATATTTCATTTACAGATACATTTCCTGAAAATGTTTTAATAAATGGAGATGCTTTTTGGGAAACCAGTAATGGTTGTACAGCTACATTTTCTGGAAATATTGGCACTAACACTTTTCAAGTCACCAACCTAACATTTCCAGAGGGTGTATCATCTTGTACATTTGCTATTCCTGTTACTTCAAACACATCAGGTTTTTATACTAATAGCAGCAGTAATTTTACTAATCAAGTAAATATCGACACCTCTCAAGCCCATGCTACGTTAAATGTTTTAGAAGATACATCAGATGTTGATGTTGCCGTAGAAAAAACAGTTTCTCAAGAAAATGCCTCTATTGGAGACACAATTACTTTTACAATTACAGCAACAAATTTAGGAACTACAGAAGCTACTAATATAGAAATTTACGATATGCTCCCGAATGGCTATAACTTTGTTGATTCCTCTACAAGTAGTGGCGTATATAATTTTAATTCTTATGTATGGAGTATACCATCTCTTACACCAAATCAAATAGAAACATTAACCATAACTGCTGAAATAGTGTCTGCTAATAATCTTATAAACATAGCATTGCTTCAAGCACTTGATCAGCCTGATAGAAACACAGAAAACAACGAAGATTCTGCCTCTGTTTCAGTAGATGGATGCCTTGTTATTCCTGAATTAATTACACCAAATAACGATGGTTTTAATGATGCCTTAGTCATTCCTTGCTTAGAGGATTACACAAATCATATTAAAATATTTAACAGATATGGTGTTTTAGTTTTTGAAACATCCAATTATTTAAATAACTGGAGCGGAACATCCAACCAAGGATTGTTACACAAAAAAGATAATAAATTACCTGTAGGCACGTATTATTATATTTTAAATATAGAAGGACAAAGTAACCCTATTATTGGATGGATTTACCTTAATTACTAG
- the rsmI gene encoding 16S rRNA (cytidine(1402)-2'-O)-methyltransferase, protein MSKLYIVPTPIGNLKDITFRAVEVLKEVDLILAEDTRTSGKLLKHFEISTPTQSHHMHNEHKTVESLITKLKSGITMALISDAGTPAISDPGFLLTRACVENNIDVECLPGATAFVPALVNSGLPNDKFVFEGFLPVKKGRQTRLKLLAEETRTMIFYESPHKLIKTLTHFCEYFGEDRQVSVSRELTKLYEETIRGTAKDVLDHYNNKPPKGEIVIVVAGNK, encoded by the coding sequence ATGAGCAAACTTTACATTGTTCCCACACCCATAGGAAATTTAAAAGATATCACTTTTAGAGCTGTAGAGGTTCTAAAGGAAGTTGATTTAATTCTTGCCGAGGACACACGAACATCGGGTAAGTTATTAAAGCATTTCGAAATTTCTACTCCTACGCAATCGCACCATATGCATAACGAGCATAAAACGGTAGAAAGCCTAATTACCAAACTAAAAAGTGGCATTACAATGGCCTTAATAAGCGATGCAGGAACACCAGCAATTTCCGATCCCGGATTTTTACTTACACGTGCCTGTGTTGAAAACAATATAGATGTAGAGTGTTTACCAGGCGCTACGGCTTTTGTGCCAGCTTTAGTAAACAGCGGGTTACCAAACGACAAGTTTGTATTTGAGGGATTTTTACCAGTAAAAAAAGGGCGCCAAACCCGATTAAAACTATTGGCCGAAGAAACCCGAACCATGATTTTTTACGAAAGCCCGCATAAACTTATAAAAACACTCACTCATTTTTGTGAGTATTTTGGTGAAGATAGGCAAGTGTCGGTATCTAGAGAACTTACCAAACTGTACGAAGAAACCATAAGAGGAACAGCCAAAGATGTTTTAGACCATTACAACAACAAACCTCCCAAAGGCGAAATTGTTATTGTGGTTGCAGGAAATAAGTAA
- a CDS encoding carboxymuconolactone decarboxylase family protein, producing the protein MPLVSPLSPNHDLETKQLAEFFNETLGFCPNSVLTMQHRPAISKAFINLNKAVMANEGRVTSALKRMIAWVSSNAAGCRYCQAHAIRAAKRYGAEQEQLDNIWDYKTHPAFSDAERAALDFALAASVNPNTVDENIKSNLYAYWDEGDIVEMLGVISLFGYLNRWNDSMATSIETGAVESGEQYLGKHGWEKGKHI; encoded by the coding sequence ATGCCATTAGTTTCTCCGCTATCTCCCAATCACGATTTAGAAACCAAACAACTTGCTGAGTTTTTTAACGAAACGCTTGGGTTTTGTCCAAACTCCGTTTTAACTATGCAACACCGACCTGCTATTTCCAAAGCCTTTATTAATTTAAACAAAGCCGTAATGGCCAACGAAGGTCGTGTAACCTCAGCCTTAAAACGTATGATTGCTTGGGTTAGTAGTAATGCAGCAGGTTGCAGGTATTGTCAGGCACATGCTATTCGTGCTGCAAAACGCTATGGCGCCGAACAGGAGCAGTTGGATAATATTTGGGATTACAAAACTCACCCTGCTTTTTCTGATGCGGAACGCGCTGCATTGGATTTTGCCCTAGCAGCTTCGGTAAATCCTAATACAGTAGATGAAAACATTAAATCTAATCTTTATGCCTATTGGGATGAAGGTGACATTGTAGAAATGTTGGGTGTTATTTCGCTCTTTGGTTATTTAAATAGATGGAACGATAGCATGGCAACGTCTATTGAAACCGGTGCTGTAGAAAGTGGTGAACAATATTTAGGAAAACATGGTTGGGAGAAAGGAAAGCATATTTAG
- a CDS encoding OsmC family protein, translated as MSHKVTTHWKGNSQFESDNPSGKTLFIDTSEEHGGHNSGLRPKALMLSSLAGCSGLDVVSILDKMKVKISDFRIDTYGELTEEHPKYYHTVSVEYHFYGNHLDEKKIKKAVDLSVDKYCGVMEMFRKFANVKTSIYYHND; from the coding sequence ATGTCTCATAAAGTCACAACGCATTGGAAAGGAAACTCACAATTTGAATCAGATAACCCAAGCGGTAAAACCCTGTTTATAGACACTTCAGAAGAGCATGGCGGGCATAATTCAGGGTTACGTCCTAAAGCATTAATGTTGTCTTCTTTGGCAGGATGTTCTGGATTGGATGTGGTGTCTATTTTGGATAAAATGAAGGTGAAAATTTCAGATTTTAGAATAGACACCTATGGCGAACTTACCGAAGAGCATCCTAAATATTATCATACCGTTTCTGTGGAATATCATTTTTATGGTAATCATCTAGACGAAAAAAAAATAAAAAAAGCAGTAGATCTTTCAGTAGATAAATATTGCGGTGTTATGGAAATGTTTCGAAAATTTGCCAATGTAAAAACATCTATTTATTACCATAACGACTAA
- the recJ gene encoding single-stranded-DNA-specific exonuclease RecJ, with amino-acid sequence MRWTLKPKPEPQKISQLQDALQVDEFVATLLVQRGIETYEDAKRFFRPSLSHLHDPYLMQDMDKAVARIEQAFANNERILVYGDYDVDGTTAVSLLSSYLHTRTDLVSTYIPDRYQEGYGVSYKGIDFAEDNEFSLIIALDCGIKAVDKVTYAKEKGVDFIICDHHRPGKDIPKAVAVLDPKRTDCNYPYKELCGCGVGFKLIQALAKNEGKTIKDLTHYLDLVAIAIGADIVPITGENRVLAYFGLQVINNQPRPGIKALIAQVKKEELSITDVVFIIAPRINAAGRMKHGNHAVTLLTETDFNLAITFATEIEAFNTDRKEEDSRITDEALQQIIEQNETDRKTTVVYQEDWHKGVIGIVASRLTETYYRPTLVFTKSGDKLAASARSVIGFDVYNALEACSEHIEQFGGHKYAAGLTLHPENYEAFKQAFEDEVSQTIDSTLLTPEISIDAKIDLSDITSKFYRILKQFAPFGPGNRTPVFMSEHLQDTGYGKQVGDGSHLRVTVTNGSQKIVGIGFGLGEKLSLISNKNPFKAVYSIDENHWNGNVSLQLKLRDIK; translated from the coding sequence ATGCGTTGGACTTTAAAACCAAAACCCGAACCACAAAAAATATCACAACTACAAGACGCCTTACAAGTTGATGAATTTGTAGCAACTTTGTTAGTTCAGCGTGGTATTGAAACGTATGAAGATGCTAAACGGTTTTTTCGTCCAAGTTTAAGCCATTTACACGATCCGTACTTAATGCAAGATATGGATAAAGCTGTTGCGCGTATAGAACAAGCTTTTGCCAATAACGAACGAATTTTAGTGTATGGCGATTACGATGTGGATGGCACGACGGCAGTGTCGTTACTAAGTAGTTACTTACATACACGAACCGATTTAGTATCAACCTATATTCCCGATCGTTATCAAGAGGGTTATGGTGTTTCTTATAAAGGGATTGATTTTGCAGAAGACAATGAGTTTTCACTTATTATTGCCTTAGATTGTGGTATAAAAGCAGTCGATAAAGTCACCTATGCCAAAGAAAAAGGGGTTGATTTTATTATCTGCGACCATCATAGACCAGGAAAAGACATTCCAAAAGCAGTTGCTGTTTTAGACCCCAAACGAACCGATTGTAATTACCCTTATAAAGAGCTCTGTGGATGTGGTGTTGGGTTTAAGCTTATACAAGCCTTGGCGAAGAATGAAGGAAAAACCATTAAAGATTTAACCCATTATTTAGATTTAGTCGCTATTGCTATTGGAGCCGATATTGTCCCCATTACTGGAGAAAATAGAGTGTTGGCTTATTTTGGATTACAAGTAATCAATAATCAGCCTAGACCTGGTATTAAAGCACTAATTGCTCAAGTGAAAAAAGAAGAATTAAGTATTACCGATGTGGTTTTTATTATAGCACCACGCATTAACGCCGCAGGAAGAATGAAACACGGCAATCATGCTGTAACCTTACTAACAGAAACCGATTTTAACTTGGCGATTACTTTTGCTACGGAAATAGAAGCCTTTAATACCGATAGGAAAGAGGAAGATAGCCGTATAACCGATGAAGCCCTTCAGCAAATTATTGAACAAAACGAAACCGACCGAAAAACCACAGTGGTTTATCAAGAAGATTGGCATAAAGGTGTTATAGGCATAGTGGCGTCTCGACTAACCGAAACGTATTATAGGCCAACTCTAGTATTTACCAAAAGTGGCGATAAATTGGCAGCTTCAGCACGATCGGTTATTGGGTTTGATGTTTACAATGCTTTAGAGGCTTGTAGTGAGCATATCGAGCAATTTGGAGGTCATAAATATGCCGCAGGATTAACGCTTCACCCAGAAAATTATGAAGCTTTTAAACAAGCTTTCGAGGATGAAGTCTCGCAAACAATAGATTCAACCTTATTAACACCAGAAATTTCTATTGATGCCAAAATAGATTTAAGCGATATAACGTCAAAATTTTACCGTATTTTAAAACAATTTGCACCTTTTGGTCCAGGCAATAGAACCCCTGTTTTTATGAGTGAACATTTACAAGACACAGGTTATGGAAAACAAGTTGGCGATGGGTCGCATTTACGTGTTACGGTTACCAATGGTTCTCAAAAAATAGTAGGCATTGGGTTTGGTTTAGGAGAGAAATTATCGCTAATCTCTAATAAAAATCCTTTTAAGGCCGTATATTCAATCGATGAAAATCACTGGAATGGTAATGTGTCTTTACAATTGAAGTTGCGAGATATAAAATAG
- a CDS encoding OmpA family protein: MKYKLLAFFFLFQTILLSQNLVKNPSFEEFKNCPESIGYFSFDEDRGVKYWLRPTGGTPDYFNKCSKTVGYTNFNGQQNPRTGKGYAGLYGFTHGNYREYIQGTLSQTLEKDKTYQISFYVSLAERSNRAIRHFGVYFLDRKMSNINYDRVINAHKVAARADNVAFVPIFNKNYLNNKTQWVQIQCSYKAKGFETYFLIGNFESNFKSDVEKIERNKFKPMAYYYIDDVVLSLLQEDTNELKIKAPIEKEHSFKKGKTYTFKNVLFDFDKATLLKASKNELNNLYEHLIKHPELHIEIYGHTDNVGTQKRNQELSEQRAKAVSDYLINKGLDKTKIKWFGYGSSKPIVKNNTEKNRAINRRVAFKLIEK; encoded by the coding sequence ATGAAATATAAACTATTAGCTTTTTTCTTTCTATTTCAAACCATTCTTCTGTCTCAAAACTTAGTTAAAAACCCCAGTTTCGAAGAGTTTAAAAATTGTCCTGAAAGCATAGGTTATTTTAGCTTTGATGAGGATAGAGGAGTAAAATATTGGTTAAGACCTACGGGCGGAACCCCCGACTATTTTAATAAATGTAGTAAAACAGTAGGATATACAAACTTTAATGGGCAACAAAACCCTAGAACAGGAAAAGGATATGCAGGTCTTTATGGGTTCACTCATGGTAATTATCGAGAGTATATTCAAGGAACACTTTCTCAAACATTAGAGAAAGATAAAACATATCAAATTTCATTTTATGTAAGCCTTGCAGAACGGTCAAATAGAGCGATTAGGCATTTTGGAGTTTATTTTTTAGACCGTAAGATGAGTAATATAAATTACGACCGTGTTATTAACGCACATAAAGTTGCTGCCAGAGCAGATAATGTGGCATTTGTTCCTATTTTTAATAAGAATTACCTTAATAATAAAACACAATGGGTGCAAATACAATGTAGCTATAAAGCAAAAGGGTTTGAAACATATTTCTTGATAGGAAATTTTGAGAGTAATTTTAAAAGTGATGTTGAAAAAATAGAACGAAATAAGTTTAAGCCTATGGCCTATTATTATATAGATGATGTGGTGCTTTCTTTATTACAAGAGGATACTAATGAATTAAAAATAAAAGCTCCAATAGAAAAAGAACACTCTTTTAAAAAAGGCAAAACCTATACTTTTAAAAATGTGCTTTTCGACTTTGATAAAGCAACATTATTAAAAGCTTCAAAAAACGAACTAAATAATTTATATGAACATTTGATTAAACACCCTGAGCTACATATTGAAATTTATGGACATACCGATAATGTGGGCACTCAAAAAAGAAATCAGGAATTATCTGAACAACGTGCGAAAGCTGTATCCGACTATTTAATAAATAAAGGATTAGATAAAACAAAAATAAAGTGGTTTGGCTATGGTAGCTCAAAACCAATAGTAAAAAATAACACAGAGAAAAACAGAGCGATTAACCGTCGGGTAGCGTTTAAATTAATAGAAAAGTAA
- a CDS encoding MFS transporter, producing the protein MAKKDPYAALRIKEFNIFLLVRFALVFAWSMQFIVIEWEVYSLTKDPLSLGIIGLMEVIPAVSMALFAGHVVDQKEKRNLLIKCILAFSIISLGLFLLTWDLVIKDWDKKLILYSIYFLVFLGGFVRAFIGPTVFSLVALIVPKKLYPNAATWSSSTWQMAAVLGPALAGFSIHWIGVHWSMCLIFGFTVFALIALLNVSKKPILNPKIGEPVGKSLKEGLRFVFGTKAILGALTLDMIAVLFGGAVALLPVFAQDILKVGSQGFGVLRAAPAVGAFITMLVTAYIPLSRKAGLKLLGAVFGFGVSIIVFGLSEMFWISLFALFFSGVFDGVSVVIRQTILQLKTPDHMRGRVASVNSMFVGSSNELGAFESGLTAKLMGTVTAVVFGGSMTLLTVISMGLISPSFRRLDLTKDVEAHDDEE; encoded by the coding sequence ATGGCAAAAAAAGATCCTTACGCAGCCCTACGTATTAAAGAGTTCAATATTTTTCTTTTAGTAAGGTTTGCTTTAGTTTTTGCATGGTCCATGCAGTTTATTGTCATAGAATGGGAAGTTTATTCTCTAACTAAAGATCCACTATCATTAGGAATTATTGGCTTAATGGAAGTTATTCCAGCGGTTTCTATGGCATTATTTGCAGGTCATGTTGTAGACCAAAAGGAAAAACGAAACCTGCTTATTAAATGTATTTTAGCCTTTTCAATAATAAGCTTGGGCTTGTTTTTACTTACCTGGGATTTAGTTATAAAAGACTGGGATAAAAAACTTATTTTATACAGTATCTACTTTTTGGTGTTTTTAGGAGGTTTTGTTAGGGCTTTTATTGGGCCAACAGTATTTTCTTTAGTAGCTTTAATTGTACCTAAAAAGCTTTATCCAAATGCGGCAACTTGGAGCAGTTCTACATGGCAAATGGCGGCGGTTTTAGGTCCAGCATTAGCTGGGTTTTCTATTCATTGGATTGGCGTACATTGGTCTATGTGCTTAATTTTTGGCTTTACAGTATTTGCTTTAATAGCGTTATTAAATGTTTCTAAAAAACCTATTTTAAACCCTAAAATAGGTGAGCCTGTTGGCAAAAGTTTAAAAGAAGGTTTGCGTTTTGTTTTTGGTACGAAGGCTATTCTTGGGGCATTAACTTTAGATATGATTGCCGTATTATTTGGTGGCGCCGTTGCTTTATTACCTGTTTTTGCACAAGATATTTTAAAGGTTGGTTCGCAAGGGTTTGGTGTATTACGTGCTGCGCCAGCAGTAGGGGCTTTTATAACCATGTTAGTTACAGCCTATATTCCTTTAAGTAGAAAAGCTGGGTTAAAACTACTAGGAGCAGTATTTGGTTTTGGGGTGAGTATTATTGTTTTTGGATTATCCGAAATGTTCTGGATTTCATTATTTGCTTTATTCTTTAGTGGTGTATTTGATGGTGTTTCTGTAGTGATTAGACAAACTATTCTGCAATTAAAAACCCCCGATCATATGCGTGGCCGTGTGGCTTCGGTAAATTCAATGTTTGTTGGGTCTTCTAACGAATTAGGAGCTTTTGAAAGTGGTTTAACAGCCAAATTAATGGGAACTGTGACAGCTGTAGTTTTTGGTGGCTCTATGACGTTACTTACGGTAATTTCTATGGGATTAATTTCGCCTTCATTCCGCCGTTTAGATCTAACCAAAGATGTAGAAGCACATGATGATGAAGAATAG
- a CDS encoding UDP-2,3-diacylglucosamine diphosphatase: MNIPKGKNIYFASDNHLGAPNKKMSLPREKKFVNWLDNVKQDAAAIFLLGDLFDFWFEYKTVVPKGFTRTLGKLAEISDAGIPIYYFVGNHDLWMNGYFEEELNIPVYHKPKTFTFNNKTFLIGHGDGLGPGDKGYKRMKKVFTNPFCKWLFRWLHPDLGVKLAQYLSVENKLISGEEDAKFLGEDNEWLVQYCKRKEAQKHHDFYVFGHRHLPLEINLNETSKYINLGDWINYYTYGVFDGETFKLHTF, encoded by the coding sequence ATGAATATCCCAAAAGGAAAAAATATATATTTTGCTTCCGATAATCACTTAGGAGCACCCAATAAAAAAATGTCGTTGCCACGCGAAAAAAAGTTTGTTAACTGGTTAGACAACGTTAAACAAGATGCGGCGGCTATTTTCTTGCTTGGAGATTTATTTGATTTTTGGTTTGAATATAAAACTGTAGTTCCTAAAGGGTTTACGCGTACTTTAGGAAAACTTGCCGAAATTTCGGATGCTGGCATTCCTATTTACTATTTTGTGGGCAACCATGATTTATGGATGAATGGTTATTTTGAAGAAGAATTAAACATTCCCGTATACCATAAACCCAAAACATTTACGTTTAACAACAAAACTTTTTTAATTGGTCATGGCGATGGTTTAGGCCCTGGAGATAAAGGTTATAAACGCATGAAAAAAGTCTTTACCAATCCGTTTTGTAAATGGTTGTTCCGCTGGTTACACCCAGATTTAGGCGTAAAATTGGCTCAATATCTTTCTGTAGAAAACAAACTTATTTCTGGTGAAGAAGATGCCAAATTCCTTGGTGAAGATAACGAATGGTTAGTGCAATATTGCAAACGAAAAGAAGCCCAAAAACATCACGATTTTTATGTGTTTGGTCACAGACATTTGCCTTTAGAAATAAACCTCAACGAAACATCTAAATACATTAATTTAGGCGATTGGATAAACTACTATACCTATGGTGTTTTTGATGGGGAAACCTTTAAACTTCATACATTTTAA
- a CDS encoding 6-carboxytetrahydropterin synthase — MSHIRITKLFSFETGHALYGYDGKCKNVHGHSYKLSVTVIGKPINDTSNVKYGMVIDFGDLKKIVKEDIVDVFDHATVFNKNTPHIELAKELQERGHNVMLVDYQPTSEMMVIDFAKKIKKRLPDNIKLHALKLQETDTSYAEWYAGDN, encoded by the coding sequence ATGAGTCATATTAGAATCACTAAACTATTTTCTTTTGAAACAGGACACGCCCTTTACGGCTACGACGGAAAGTGCAAAAATGTACATGGACATAGCTATAAACTATCGGTAACTGTAATAGGAAAGCCTATTAACGATACTTCCAATGTAAAATACGGTATGGTTATCGATTTTGGTGATTTAAAAAAAATCGTGAAAGAAGATATTGTTGATGTGTTTGACCACGCTACGGTTTTTAATAAAAACACTCCTCACATAGAACTCGCTAAAGAACTACAAGAACGCGGGCATAATGTTATGCTAGTCGATTATCAACCAACAAGTGAAATGATGGTCATAGATTTTGCAAAAAAAATTAAAAAACGCTTACCTGACAACATTAAACTACACGCTTTAAAACTTCAGGAAACCGATACGAGTTATGCCGAATGGTACGCTGGCGATAATTAA